In one window of Prevotella fusca JCM 17724 DNA:
- a CDS encoding SPASM domain-containing protein, producing MYENKTHGIIQNDGSISWNMDFIRKYEVKSFENKRCLQCKQLPICMGVCPRDNEYVNACKFDGMDINLEDSMVNYIDSMCK from the coding sequence TTGTATGAGAACAAAACTCATGGCATTATTCAAAACGATGGTTCTATTTCTTGGAACATGGATTTTATCAGAAAATATGAGGTGAAATCCTTTGAGAATAAACGGTGCTTACAATGCAAACAACTTCCAATTTGTATGGGGGTGTGTCCAAGGGATAATGAATATGTAAATGCGTGTAAATTCGATGGAATGGATATCAATTTGGAAGATTCGATGGTAAATTACATTGATTCAATGTGTAAATAA
- a CDS encoding cytochrome d ubiquinol oxidase subunit II, which produces MTYDFLQHYWWFIISLLGALLVFLLFVQGANSMISQLGKTEEERRMIINSTGRKWEFTFTTLVTFGGAFFASFPLFYSTSFGSAYWVWLLILFTFIIQAVSYEFQNKAGNLFGVRTFQVCLIINGVLGPLLLGGAVATFFTGSNFIVEKGNITDFMQPVISRWANGSRGLDVLLNPWVVIFGISVVFLARILGTLYINNNVNDDVIRRRIRKQLLVNTVLFLLFFLPFLIVTLLGDGYAVNEAGVIVMEPMKYLNNLLAMWSLAIILLAGVVLLLFGIIKTVLKPAYIRGIWPAGIGVVLVVLVLFLIAGWNNTAYYPSTADLQSSLTIQNSSSSEFTLKAMFYVSFLVPFVLAYIVYAWRAIDKKEIDRKEIAEDDHAY; this is translated from the coding sequence ATGACATACGATTTTCTGCAACACTACTGGTGGTTCATCATCTCACTCTTGGGTGCGTTGCTTGTCTTCCTGCTCTTCGTACAGGGTGCAAACTCCATGATTTCCCAGTTGGGCAAGACGGAGGAAGAACGCCGCATGATTATCAATTCAACCGGACGTAAGTGGGAGTTCACTTTTACTACACTTGTAACTTTCGGCGGAGCATTCTTTGCTTCTTTCCCATTGTTCTACAGTACCAGCTTCGGCAGTGCCTACTGGGTGTGGCTGCTGATTCTGTTCACATTCATTATTCAGGCTGTCAGCTATGAGTTTCAGAACAAGGCAGGCAATCTCTTTGGTGTGCGTACCTTCCAGGTATGCCTGATTATCAATGGTGTTCTCGGTCCGTTGCTATTGGGCGGAGCTGTTGCAACCTTCTTTACTGGTTCCAACTTCATTGTGGAGAAGGGCAACATCACTGATTTCATGCAGCCTGTTATCTCTCGCTGGGCAAACGGTTCTCGTGGACTTGACGTGTTGCTCAACCCATGGGTGGTTATCTTTGGCATTTCAGTGGTATTCCTTGCACGCATCCTCGGCACGCTCTACATTAATAATAATGTGAATGATGATGTTATCCGCAGACGTATTCGCAAGCAGTTGCTCGTCAACACCGTGCTATTCCTGCTGTTCTTCCTGCCTTTCCTCATCGTGACACTACTGGGTGATGGCTATGCTGTCAATGAAGCTGGTGTTATCGTTATGGAGCCGATGAAGTATCTGAACAACCTGTTGGCTATGTGGTCGCTGGCTATTATCCTGCTTGCAGGTGTTGTTCTGTTGCTTTTCGGAATCATCAAGACTGTCCTGAAGCCAGCGTATATCCGTGGTATATGGCCTGCAGGCATTGGTGTTGTGCTGGTAGTGTTGGTGCTCTTCCTCATTGCAGGATGGAACAACACAGCTTACTACCCATCAACTGCCGACCTCCAGAGCTCTTTAACTATTCAGAATAGCTCATCGAGCGAGTTCACACTCAAGGCAATGTTCTATGTCAGCTTCCTTGTTCCATTCGTTTTGGCATACATTGTTTATGCTTGGCGTGCTATTGACAAGAAGGAAATTGACCGCAAGGAAATAGCAGAGGATGACCATGCTTATTAA
- a CDS encoding peptidase domain-containing ABC transporter, with protein MSFYFYRQHDAMQCGIACMAMVCKYYGRKCSFETLSNTCTITNEGVSMQALKQLAEALGFDVLCGKASLYQIKDINYPCLLHWNQNHFVVLYKVKKNGFYIADPAKGHVKYDLEVFKKHWVSTQSDGEEKGIVMFLEPTPAFYEKQMEEQPTEERSFRFLFGYIKQYRKYFGQIVLGLLVGSLLQLILPFLTQSIVDVGIKNQNIGFIWLILLGQLMLTVSRTAIDFIRRWLLLHISPRINISLVSDFFIKLLKLPMSFFDTKLMGDLMQRMGDHSRVNTFLTQQTLSIVFSLFTFVVFSIVLLSYNWLVFAIFMLGSLLYGGWLALFLRRRKVLDYELFEQQAINNNKTYEFITSMQEIKLQDCEQRRRWEWEDVQADLFRIQMKSLKLQQTQEAGSIFINELKNIVITVVAATAVIHGQLTLGMMLAVQYIIGQLNSPVEQLMSFFYSVQDVKISLERINEIHHVDDENGKQGLVTTVKEENQCIELENINFKYDPHALKTIIDDVSLTIPKGKVTAIVGASGSGKTTLIKLMLGYYPVLGGQITIGGTDVNTLNKKWWRRQCGVVMQDGVIFSESIARNIAVDDGEIDKERLLKSAEIACIHDYVMGLPLKYNTKIGRDGVGLSQGQKQRILIARAVYKNPDYIFLDEATNSLDANNERMIVEHLDEFYKGKTVVIVAHRLSTVKNADQIVVLDKGKVVEIGNHEALTAKRGAYYNLVKNQLELGN; from the coding sequence ATGTCCTTTTATTTTTATAGACAACATGACGCCATGCAGTGTGGGATTGCCTGCATGGCTATGGTCTGTAAGTATTATGGTAGAAAGTGTTCATTTGAAACTCTATCAAATACCTGTACTATAACCAATGAGGGTGTTTCAATGCAGGCTTTAAAACAATTGGCAGAAGCCTTAGGTTTTGATGTGCTATGTGGAAAAGCAAGCTTGTATCAAATAAAAGACATAAATTATCCTTGCTTACTCCATTGGAACCAAAATCATTTTGTTGTACTATACAAAGTTAAAAAGAACGGATTCTACATTGCAGACCCTGCAAAAGGGCATGTAAAATACGACCTCGAAGTATTTAAGAAGCATTGGGTCAGCACTCAATCGGACGGTGAGGAGAAAGGAATAGTCATGTTCTTGGAACCCACACCAGCATTTTATGAAAAGCAGATGGAGGAACAGCCAACAGAGGAACGCTCGTTCAGATTCCTCTTTGGCTACATCAAGCAATATCGCAAGTACTTCGGGCAGATTGTCTTAGGTTTGCTCGTGGGCAGTTTGTTACAGCTTATTCTGCCTTTCCTCACCCAGTCTATCGTGGATGTGGGCATCAAAAACCAGAATATCGGTTTTATATGGCTGATACTCTTAGGACAACTGATGCTTACCGTGAGCCGTACTGCCATCGACTTTATTCGCCGTTGGCTGTTGCTGCACATCTCGCCGCGCATCAACATCTCATTGGTAAGCGACTTCTTCATCAAGCTCTTAAAGCTGCCGATGTCATTCTTCGATACCAAACTGATGGGCGACCTCATGCAGCGTATGGGCGACCACAGTAGGGTGAACACGTTTCTGACGCAACAGACGCTCAGTATCGTGTTCTCACTCTTCACCTTTGTGGTGTTCAGCATCGTACTGCTATCCTATAATTGGCTCGTCTTTGCCATCTTCATGCTCGGCAGTCTGCTTTATGGCGGTTGGCTTGCACTCTTCCTCAGGCGCAGAAAGGTACTCGACTACGAACTCTTTGAGCAGCAAGCCATCAACAACAACAAGACCTACGAGTTTATCACCTCCATGCAGGAGATCAAGCTGCAAGACTGCGAGCAGCGCAGACGCTGGGAATGGGAGGACGTGCAGGCAGACCTCTTCAGGATACAGATGAAGTCCCTCAAACTCCAGCAGACACAGGAAGCAGGCAGCATATTCATCAACGAACTCAAAAACATTGTTATCACGGTGGTGGCAGCAACAGCCGTGATTCACGGACAACTCACACTGGGTATGATGCTTGCCGTGCAGTACATCATCGGACAGCTCAACTCGCCAGTGGAACAGCTGATGAGTTTCTTCTATTCGGTGCAGGACGTGAAGATTAGCCTTGAGCGTATCAACGAAATCCACCATGTTGATGATGAGAACGGGAAACAAGGTCTGGTAACAACGGTGAAAGAAGAAAATCAATGTATAGAACTTGAAAACATAAACTTCAAATACGATCCACACGCACTGAAAACCATCATCGATGATGTAAGCCTTACTATCCCCAAAGGCAAGGTAACAGCAATTGTCGGGGCGTCGGGAAGCGGAAAGACCACCCTCATCAAACTCATGCTGGGTTATTACCCTGTATTGGGTGGACAAATTACCATTGGTGGAACGGATGTAAACACACTTAACAAGAAATGGTGGCGCAGGCAGTGTGGCGTGGTGATGCAGGATGGCGTAATATTCTCCGAGTCGATAGCAAGAAACATTGCCGTGGATGATGGAGAGATAGACAAGGAGCGTTTGCTGAAGTCTGCCGAGATAGCCTGTATTCACGATTATGTGATGGGGCTGCCCTTAAAATATAACACAAAGATTGGTCGCGATGGCGTGGGATTGAGCCAAGGGCAGAAACAGCGCATACTCATAGCGAGAGCCGTGTATAAGAACCCCGACTATATCTTCCTTGACGAAGCCACCAACTCGCTCGATGCCAACAATGAGCGTATGATAGTAGAACATCTTGATGAGTTCTACAAAGGCAAGACGGTGGTTATCGTGGCACACCGCCTAAGTACGGTGAAGAATGCTGATCAGATAGTGGTATTGGATAAAGGCAAGGTGGTAGAAATTGGCAACCACGAAGCACTCACAGCAAAGCGGGGTGCATACTATAACCTCGTAAAAAATCAGTTAGAATTAGGCAACTAA
- a CDS encoding ISL3 family transposase — translation MGNAELPAVLVDGKKTVETLLSTKNQTKTARLLRLSFDQVHGVMQRAVERGLNRRDDRHIHEHVCMDEKSIRRGHEYVSMLYDGDTGNVIEVEGGRTRKSVENLCSKALTEEQRAGVKTVCTDMWDAFIDGAKKYFPNASHCHDMYHCVTYLNDAVDKVRKREVRHFPELRHTKYLWLKDQSKYTTNDQARFNKLEDAEYEVSQAWKVKELFRDLLHLKYHGDMEAYGMLLRRMDDALQYNIEEINGVVFMFKRHLKGIVRAMVTGANNGKAERTNGSIQEIKTIGRGYGTAERYRIAILFFYGGLDIS, via the coding sequence GTGGGCAATGCCGAACTCCCGGCTGTCTTGGTTGATGGAAAAAAAACGGTAGAAACATTACTGTCCACCAAGAATCAGACAAAGACTGCACGTCTTCTTCGCCTGTCCTTTGACCAAGTGCATGGAGTGATGCAACGGGCTGTTGAACGGGGATTGAATCGGCGTGACGACAGGCACATCCATGAGCATGTCTGTATGGATGAGAAGTCAATCCGACGGGGGCATGAGTATGTGAGTATGCTCTATGACGGAGATACAGGAAATGTCATCGAAGTAGAGGGCGGGCGCACCAGGAAAAGTGTTGAGAATCTGTGCTCCAAGGCTCTCACTGAAGAGCAAAGGGCAGGTGTGAAGACCGTATGCACGGACATGTGGGACGCCTTCATTGACGGAGCGAAGAAGTACTTCCCTAACGCCAGCCACTGCCACGACATGTACCACTGTGTCACCTATCTGAACGACGCCGTTGACAAAGTTCGCAAACGTGAGGTCAGGCACTTCCCGGAACTGAGACACACCAAATATTTGTGGTTAAAGGACCAGTCCAAATATACCACCAACGACCAGGCTCGTTTCAACAAGCTTGAAGATGCGGAATATGAGGTTTCGCAGGCTTGGAAAGTCAAAGAACTCTTTCGTGACCTCCTACATCTCAAGTACCATGGTGACATGGAAGCTTACGGAATGTTGCTGCGCCGGATGGATGATGCATTGCAGTACAACATAGAGGAAATCAACGGGGTGGTCTTCATGTTCAAGAGACACCTTAAAGGCATTGTCAGAGCCATGGTCACAGGTGCAAATAACGGCAAAGCCGAAAGAACCAACGGCTCCATTCAAGAGATAAAGACCATCGGCAGAGGATATGGAACTGCCGAGAGGTACAGGATTGCTATTCTATTTTTCTACGGTGGGCTAGACATAAGTTAA
- a CDS encoding TonB-dependent receptor, producing the protein MVARIFTTLWFAFVVSLISSNAQNRIYGTVTDSSGCPLVGVDCVLASLSDTAAIAHTLTDSKGTFSLNVDEDGQFLLKFSYLGYQPKQLTCKRGDVGVVKLTESIQNLSEVTVLAQGLRSFGNADIILLDRRARQMGNNALEAISSLPQFRLSTNSGELLTADGKIVLVLIDGIRRSVRELMLLKADEIKTLHYYSNPPARFAHEKIGAVLDVATKRTNKRHYSLYLDTKNSITTGYGTNLISTSYSDSLNKVSAAYFLDYRHLDRNTMENRYVYPDVTNDYKSLSGKYTGTYHIGQLFYQRFQNSNLFNITLEYRKFPATQQYSQQLLRTGTLEDANHRRLQSDFSSISANIYFGHTFRKGNSLSVNVVNTYFKSNSNNNLTNTSGTGTFTNVVDNKSYSLIAEALYTDKLWQGNIQIGAYYQYKNLRQTDGASNLSTVNTQKEYLYADYTNQWGALSYNLGIGVENNRYRTATKAIANYILMRPSVSLNYQLHKHSSLRLTSSIASAVPNVGQLTDSRTVVDERFYLQGNSSLKPYHFYRTELSFQYASANNIWFVKPSVSHAYYPSKNMTVVSADGSDFVNQIVGIRHVNEYGASLVLSCRPFSWLTLQPYYNYMFSKYNTPNQRVNHNLNNVGISCQVVAGKWQFITNHNLPMTTVEGDVFEKIGYNANASLTYRIGAVTVGAMFIYNPDPSKIYADTPSFHFVEKTRWGNFKNLVALTFVYSLSKGNSRRHLGKNINNRDNDSGLTKYNTAK; encoded by the coding sequence ATGGTGGCAAGAATTTTCACAACGTTATGGTTTGCCTTTGTAGTCTCGTTGATAAGCAGCAACGCACAGAACAGGATATACGGTACGGTGACCGATTCGTCTGGCTGTCCATTAGTCGGCGTTGACTGCGTATTGGCCAGCTTATCTGACACGGCAGCCATTGCTCACACGTTGACGGATTCAAAAGGAACCTTCAGTTTGAATGTAGACGAAGACGGACAGTTCCTGTTGAAATTCTCTTACTTAGGATATCAGCCCAAACAACTAACGTGCAAGCGTGGCGATGTCGGAGTGGTCAAGCTGACAGAAAGCATACAGAACCTCTCAGAGGTCACTGTGTTGGCCCAAGGGCTAAGAAGCTTCGGCAACGCAGACATCATCCTGTTAGACAGGCGTGCCAGACAGATGGGAAACAACGCTTTGGAGGCCATCAGTAGCCTGCCGCAATTCAGACTTTCAACAAACAGCGGTGAACTGCTGACGGCAGATGGTAAAATTGTCTTGGTGCTGATTGATGGAATCAGGAGGTCGGTACGTGAACTGATGCTGCTCAAAGCCGACGAAATAAAGACCCTGCACTACTATTCCAATCCGCCTGCAAGGTTTGCGCATGAGAAGATAGGTGCTGTATTGGATGTGGCAACCAAACGCACCAACAAAAGGCACTATTCACTATATCTCGACACCAAAAACAGTATCACCACAGGATATGGTACCAACTTGATTTCCACCAGTTATAGCGATTCGCTCAACAAGGTGTCTGCGGCATATTTTCTGGACTACAGACATCTTGACCGGAACACCATGGAAAACCGTTATGTCTATCCGGATGTGACGAACGATTACAAGAGTCTGTCGGGTAAATACACTGGTACCTACCACATAGGACAATTATTCTATCAGCGTTTCCAAAACAGCAACCTTTTCAATATCACTTTAGAATATCGTAAGTTTCCGGCTACCCAGCAATACAGTCAACAGCTCTTGCGGACGGGTACATTGGAAGATGCCAACCACAGAAGGCTTCAAAGTGACTTTTCATCCATATCGGCCAACATCTACTTCGGACACACCTTCCGTAAAGGCAACAGTCTGTCGGTCAATGTGGTGAACACTTATTTCAAATCCAATTCGAACAATAATCTAACAAACACCTCGGGAACGGGAACGTTTACCAACGTCGTCGACAACAAGTCTTACTCGCTAATAGCAGAAGCACTTTATACTGACAAACTGTGGCAGGGAAATATACAGATAGGAGCCTACTATCAATACAAAAACCTGCGTCAGACAGACGGGGCATCCAATTTGTCGACAGTGAATACGCAAAAGGAATACCTATACGCCGACTACACCAATCAATGGGGGGCATTGTCCTACAACCTGGGAATCGGTGTGGAGAACAACCGATATAGAACTGCGACGAAGGCAATAGCCAACTACATCCTTATGCGGCCTTCTGTTTCTCTTAATTACCAGCTGCACAAACACAGTTCGCTACGCCTGACCTCGTCCATAGCATCTGCGGTTCCTAACGTCGGTCAGCTCACAGATAGTCGTACCGTCGTGGATGAACGATTCTATCTACAAGGCAACAGCAGTCTGAAGCCCTACCATTTCTACCGCACCGAACTTAGCTTCCAGTATGCGTCGGCCAATAATATCTGGTTTGTCAAACCTTCCGTCAGCCATGCCTACTATCCCAGCAAGAATATGACAGTTGTTTCCGCTGACGGTTCGGACTTCGTGAACCAGATTGTGGGCATCCGCCATGTCAACGAGTATGGCGCATCGCTTGTTCTGAGTTGCAGACCTTTCTCCTGGCTAACTTTGCAGCCTTACTATAACTATATGTTTTCCAAATACAATACGCCTAATCAGCGTGTCAACCACAATCTGAACAATGTCGGAATCTCTTGTCAGGTGGTGGCAGGCAAGTGGCAGTTCATTACCAACCACAATCTACCGATGACCACTGTTGAAGGTGATGTCTTTGAGAAGATTGGGTATAATGCGAACGCATCCCTTACATACAGAATCGGTGCTGTCACCGTGGGTGCCATGTTCATTTACAATCCCGATCCTTCCAAGATTTATGCAGATACTCCTTCATTCCATTTCGTAGAAAAGACCCGATGGGGTAATTTCAAAAATCTTGTGGCACTGACTTTCGTCTATTCTTTGTCAAAAGGCAATTCACGAAGGCATCTGGGTAAAAACATTAATAATAGAGACAACGACTCCGGTCTTACCAAATACAACACAGCAAAATAA
- a CDS encoding site-specific integrase: MKTEKMKVLLYLKKSGLDKSGKAPIMGRITIGRSIAQFSCKLSCNPDLWNPRESRMDGKSREAVEINGKLENLLLSVQSAYQSLLSKGCPFDAADVKELFQGSVQTRCMLIERLDMLIKEKESHVGIDIKEGAIHGYHSTRIHLQKFIQRKYKVADLAFSQLTENFIYEFGQYFLDECGFQESTFYNAATHLKTVCRLAYREGLVDVLLFDKAKISKGDKRLPKALDREALDKLKVLRFEELEEEMETARDIFLFACYTGAAYCDLMELNKSHLVRDDEGCLWLKFNRQKTGVPCRVKLLPEAIRLMEKLHSDGRETLLPYIKYKNYQICLKALRLRAGISFPFTTHTARHTFATLITLEQGVPIETVSKMLGHSNVSMTERYAKVTPQKLFEEFNHFLSFTEDMQMSI; this comes from the coding sequence ATGAAAACAGAGAAAATGAAGGTGTTGCTCTACCTTAAAAAGAGCGGTCTTGACAAGTCTGGAAAAGCCCCGATTATGGGACGCATTACCATTGGGCGTTCCATTGCGCAGTTCAGCTGTAAACTCTCCTGCAACCCCGACTTGTGGAATCCACGAGAGAGCAGAATGGATGGCAAGAGTCGTGAGGCGGTGGAGATAAACGGTAAATTGGAAAATCTGCTGTTGTCTGTTCAGTCAGCTTATCAATCTCTGCTATCCAAAGGTTGCCCATTTGATGCAGCCGATGTGAAAGAGCTGTTCCAAGGGAGCGTACAGACACGGTGCATGCTCATCGAAAGGCTGGATATGCTCATCAAGGAGAAGGAAAGCCATGTTGGTATAGACATCAAGGAAGGAGCCATACACGGCTATCACTCTACCCGAATTCATTTGCAGAAGTTTATTCAACGGAAGTACAAGGTAGCAGACTTGGCTTTCTCACAGCTCACAGAGAACTTTATCTATGAGTTTGGGCAGTATTTCTTAGATGAGTGCGGTTTTCAAGAAAGCACATTCTATAATGCAGCCACGCATTTGAAGACGGTATGCAGATTGGCTTACCGTGAGGGATTGGTTGATGTTCTTCTATTTGACAAAGCCAAAATCAGCAAGGGCGATAAGAGACTGCCCAAAGCATTGGACAGGGAAGCATTGGACAAGTTAAAAGTACTCCGCTTTGAGGAATTGGAGGAGGAAATGGAAACGGCAAGGGATATTTTCCTCTTTGCCTGTTATACAGGTGCTGCATATTGCGATTTGATGGAACTGAACAAGTCCCATCTTGTGCGTGATGATGAGGGTTGCCTTTGGCTGAAGTTCAACCGTCAGAAGACAGGTGTGCCTTGTCGTGTCAAACTGCTGCCCGAAGCCATAAGGCTGATGGAGAAGCTCCACAGCGATGGAAGGGAAACATTACTCCCCTATATCAAGTACAAGAACTATCAGATCTGTTTGAAAGCCCTGCGGCTTCGTGCAGGCATATCGTTTCCCTTTACCACACATACGGCAAGACACACCTTTGCCACGCTTATCACGCTTGAGCAAGGAGTGCCAATAGAAACGGTGAGCAAGATGCTCGGACATAGCAACGTAAGTATGACCGAGCGTTATGCAAAGGTTACACCCCAAAAACTCTTTGAGGAGTTTAATCATTTCCTTTCTTTCACGGAGGATATGCAGATGAGTATTTAG
- a CDS encoding transposase family protein has translation MKRPEDILAKLLLQNNDDREIDRVTCDDSADEIHITLKYRHDTIHVNGKEFPIFDFRHERSWRHLDMWQYKTILEARVPRYRDGDGIKSVPVPWAMPNSRLSWLMEKKR, from the coding sequence ATGAAGAGACCAGAAGACATCTTAGCCAAGCTGCTCCTCCAAAACAATGATGACAGGGAAATCGATCGTGTGACATGTGATGACTCCGCTGATGAGATACACATCACCCTCAAATATCGCCATGACACCATCCATGTTAATGGGAAGGAATTCCCTATATTTGACTTCCGTCACGAACGGAGTTGGAGGCACTTGGACATGTGGCAGTACAAGACGATTCTTGAAGCCCGAGTCCCCCGATACCGGGATGGAGATGGGATCAAGAGCGTCCCCGTTCCGTGGGCAATGCCGAACTCCCGGCTGTCTTGGTTGATGGAAAAAAAACGGTAG
- a CDS encoding site-specific integrase, whose product MRSTFKTLFYINRQKTKADGNTAILCRITIDGKSTAISTGEECNPSEWNTKQGLTTNRKTNQRINEFRELIEKTYRDILTREGVVSVELIKNSLQGIATNPTTLLAMSKAELQAVKESVGKSRAEGTYLNLYYSDKNLREFIENKGVQDISIATITESLFEEYRFFLKKRGLKASTVNTNLCWLSRLMFRAVSSRIIRCNSFENAKYEKEEKKIRFLQKGDVMKLMAMTMNDRESELARLMFVFSCFTGMAIADMENLEYNHIQTAADGQRYIRKERQKTKAEFVVPLHPIAGTIISHCRNAQAGNEEQQAVKEKGDSLVFQPHCSRSVMGKNLSIVGKACGIRQRLSYHMARHTFGTMCLSAGIPIESIAKMMGHASISSTQIYAQVTDNKISKDMDRLIAKQSAKEKEIAERGACEPSDFATCKMEETA is encoded by the coding sequence ATGAGAAGTACATTCAAGACTCTATTCTATATCAACAGACAGAAAACAAAGGCAGACGGCAATACCGCCATTCTCTGCCGTATCACCATCGACGGAAAGAGCACAGCCATTAGCACAGGTGAAGAGTGCAATCCCTCCGAGTGGAACACCAAACAGGGTTTGACAACCAATAGGAAGACCAACCAAAGAATCAATGAGTTCAGGGAATTGATAGAAAAAACCTATCGGGACATACTGACGAGGGAAGGAGTGGTAAGTGTGGAACTTATCAAGAACAGTTTGCAAGGCATTGCCACCAACCCCACCACGCTCCTTGCAATGAGCAAGGCGGAACTGCAAGCCGTCAAGGAAAGCGTTGGAAAGTCAAGGGCAGAGGGGACTTATCTGAACCTTTACTATTCTGATAAAAATCTCCGAGAATTTATCGAAAACAAAGGAGTACAAGACATATCTATCGCCACCATTACGGAGAGTTTGTTCGAGGAATACCGTTTCTTCCTGAAAAAGCGTGGGCTGAAAGCATCGACTGTCAATACCAATCTCTGTTGGCTGAGCCGACTGATGTTTCGTGCGGTGAGCAGCAGGATTATCCGCTGCAATTCCTTTGAGAACGCCAAGTATGAGAAGGAGGAAAAGAAGATACGCTTCTTGCAAAAGGGCGATGTAATGAAACTCATGGCAATGACGATGAACGACAGAGAATCGGAATTGGCACGGCTGATGTTCGTCTTCTCCTGCTTCACAGGTATGGCTATCGCTGATATGGAAAATTTGGAATACAACCATATCCAAACGGCAGCAGACGGACAGAGATATATACGCAAAGAGCGTCAGAAGACAAAGGCAGAGTTTGTCGTGCCGTTACATCCCATAGCTGGAACTATCATCAGCCATTGCAGGAATGCGCAGGCAGGAAACGAAGAACAGCAGGCGGTGAAAGAAAAAGGCGACAGCCTTGTCTTTCAACCTCATTGCAGCCGTAGCGTGATGGGCAAGAACCTGAGCATCGTGGGTAAGGCTTGCGGTATCCGTCAAAGACTTTCATACCACATGGCAAGACATACGTTTGGCACGATGTGTCTAAGCGCAGGAATTCCTATTGAGAGCATAGCCAAGATGATGGGGCATGCCTCCATATCAAGCACGCAGATTTATGCGCAGGTAACGGACAACAAGATTTCAAAGGATATGGACAGGCTTATAGCCAAACAATCGGCAAAGGAGAAAGAAATAGCGGAGAGAGGGGCTTGTGAACCTTCGGATTTTGCAACCTGTAAAATGGAGGAAACGGCATGA